The following are from one region of the Cataglyphis hispanica isolate Lineage 1 chromosome 16, ULB_Chis1_1.0, whole genome shotgun sequence genome:
- the LOC126855446 gene encoding protein unc-79 homolog isoform X3, with protein sequence MGTRFAAYSLKLTSLHDYYQRLLHGTQPMPSGLDIANTLKYFSQTLLSLLKEVREMPFEMLKSQQFDGERMALYPNLDYKQLYNALTQLIDVVPLIHIGLQAFGKALLQCLACLLPFLDHDLIDNLSYLTASTISVLPMELHEEIVNYLCFYILPFTITRKVEASDNNAASQSVAAVIMMVFQYSNNPAHHCQLLECLMALKPGVVKDILCVIAYGTAPARASAAKLLFYYWPSFNPNLFDRRAVLVKFANDLTPFVCQRDSCPNAGNAEAGKVCYDHRISIIFATESPPPLYLCIECANEIHREHPNQMFNDILHPMQQVSMVCENKNCRAADKSAISICFSTECASYNGNHPIRYCQQCHNIRHNNRRGGDHVYHMALPHISQLDSQAQTYMVQAIVSLLKEAEPQNIDSNRDITEMSAVNKGGIGFPGGGVGGGGGAVGSTFGSHCDPTSLEERQLLGRYGVWLLVGLCTPNEDTPVEILGRLLSMLFHWFHVTAYCFDGQAESALEKLKTEHVCGWLSEVMKTHYEVFISCLLPHPADYVRVGGHWETLASRTSHLKDGLHRLFCLVPYEVITPDVWDYVMPHWMEAVVNDVPEHELQELKIILSKILDRDMNSLGFDTKKMYNFVAKRFVNTSAKIQEQALNWLQTLTMLEITMPLDQLFSIFSDGVTVMQSMSCAESELKPSKSTKENDGNITCSMVENDSGKSTPLSDDMVPTSRHMEFSTNAELNLSCCILMLDILLKQMELQNMDKHTGINTWICRDACRLMKSIVASNWHNCHICDASDTECTYCESRVIWHQLCLQLITYMAPENPAYPPDTIVDETVEDHGRKSSPETTKKSDSKPDVVINMPVPEMHSVGGVLVHMPHFFEQIMTATVETVSEQLDLAAIMPTEKVMSAVARTVTLSETDVATATVSVAKPHLIGENDEPVNLSPEADLDDFWHTSVGKFRFTIEELPEQLQYIHKLLKEIMTIDKPDILYYMLQCLNIMCLYGDAFNMAVKDHQGFFIWCQENLLIKNLWELLNAEYSHIAQVTIPLLLHCVTLPCGTDTFWRLVQEEFHNSDWRVRFVAVERVTLIARFMDSTPLRNILSLQAALANAFCYLITSMDDNNVYVAQRATLYLGTIHDAAIRSLILCLETQFDSVIVDRPMVLQSLYQLHNSLSDRRILTWEFFLNRFDTLFLEAQISLEKSGDIAYLRDLKNTDLNSEVFMKKLHRAHEALSQSDGSGTSSVKTLSASFGTKWPYKRTMSAPASMIPRQDTKQEKEKVYSRQYSAPILKRKSSRFGLGQLLGSTPPNNSIPDGHIHSLNMVDEASALPGYTHKIVDLEEADKETMHLLIFLLMQFLSRQDQAYPTDEKPLSKTQGIVLRHLYLLLGYNQTERTFHTSPQRLRLSPVFNVFIANLPQLLDQNHVMGWVMTPPVLAILQHCPCPPQSIPPTDHQPPSYSLWYLEPHIRRSWLMSLLVILYKCQYGQQPWCNQLQALVKIVLNTLDMQHHQCKRIPATVVMAAPPSRSRDVSQPSLGMEHELTTNAMGEMDTETPPMRASMVSVHQRSPGGIHGQMETHWEENNGPACRYFNKHFTSYSINADDTESELAAIPESPKSDSTLHDSSGGSLGELEDTVPQNIFLQEPRTITSEGKSTTESNNRNINKSKTESLTKPIWFLGNEDEVYQGNKSGSQKKWSVYEGVKMMVTGTFLTGQQELPKFQSKTTVMPSLKNEKKEHLPYNGDTISSKPFNLSSALAVATSISQIQRSDYQIGLPKGKEKEKERENEKEREKEKDKEKDKENKKEKEKEKEEDKTFVKIAGTVNNLESLNAKHLGRQKHVEQITITATSPVSPCQVITVTNSDHSSSPALSSSISSQIISMENGQQTGVFPVSPQPLMTTPTVERLLPIGTIVRATGSRTAQRVLKCEDTYGSPESPLSKMDILTVSSSFEQDSETCMSSDITSPHSVSQLEFPTPERLLPVGGPYRDFPSLVERVRHALDISVIEDTNKSNDNWKHDTRDVILTKQDSGTSENMSASLVPTCNEINSSRSPSPRRLIKQVALESSPPAVDTGDFLSKVADYDQKIKSRDQFRIQRDRIRKITTTTEQDAITHARRTESWSGPQVQQNLDFVSQQAYHADFNLKQSLFRIGDDCVYDRCSECGTIKEEYSDEELGLCIITLGTFIHREPSLAAPLLPEILGVVTKVGLNAMYPWQSETNMHLPGGAVSVAHQFLRCVLHQLAPNGVFMQMFQTHLNETTRLQFFKSVAQALVDFNELNPIAPLQLLLETLNMKKSLPLERLPIILYNIACYLDCLPLEAGLGPGAATWSGLLAQFDGLFRRLVLMLSSIEDITPLLRIIISILKVPGIQQSKGMLDPFSKVLSYAIQNSTLQYNYLTDLCYLCHRGFTRDRDKHFFGRTIVFELIQAIKFKITIPDSNFLLLLQFVLQDIGGSLPNTIIAMENNIQADMSPIYNTNASESLKSQLSDILEFLADFHTLSKIKSYSKGMQAGLNEDTLGGTLKCGLAQYVALEITRGNNRENRAVARYLPWLYTAPSTIQQGAREFVDCIGHIRLLSWLLLGSLTHIAMFAGNTNTHSTIPLAQPIPQEVSCHIADHIQMIFSGFPEQSKTSVLHMSSLFHAFILCQLWTIYLEELSKNNASNSESHNITMNILLEFWGKITPCILQLVSYSKALSEMLNLHFLSLLEALLECGSILLSKLLPLWNAILFSHHVQLPGHLQVRLQNCRDFPPSRMAEHFVSNRRESNAVLLRWLHRLQFKMGQIEMQSSTATQFYSI encoded by the exons ATGGGAACTAGATTTGCAGCCT acAGTTTAAAACTGACTAGTCTACATGATTATTATCAACGGCTACTTCACGGGACTCAGCCGATGCCTTCTGGCTTGGACATTGCAAAcacactaaaatatttttctcaaacttTACTAT cTCTGTTAAAAGAAGTACGCGAAATGCCATTTGAGATGCTCAAGTCGCAGCAGTTTGATGGAGAACGAATGGCATTGTATCCAAATTTGGATTATAAACAACTTTATAATGCGTTAACGCAACTTATTGATGTTGTACCATTGATCCACATAGGCTTGCAAG caTTTGGAAAAGCTTTATTGCAATGTCTAGCATGCCTGCTGCCATTCCTCGATCATGATCTAATTgacaatttatcatatttaactGCTAGCACAATATCAGTACTTCCTATGGAATTGCATGAAGAAATCGTCAATTACCtctgtttttacattttgccaTTTACTATCA CGAGAAAAGTTGAAGCTAGTGACAACAATGCTGCTAGTCAGTCAGTAGCTGCTGTTATAATGATGGTGTttcaatattctaataatcCAG caCATCACTGTCAACTGCTGGAATGTCTGATGGCTTTGAAACCAGGAGTTGTAAAAGATATACTTTGCGTCATCGCTTATGGTACTGCACCAGCGAGAGCATCGGCTGCGAAATTGCTCTTTTATTACTGGCCGTCATttaatccaaatttatttgacCGCCGTGCTGTATTGGTAAAATTTGCGA ATGATCTCACTCCGTTTGTATGTCAACGGGATAGTTGTCCCAATGCTGGCAATGCGGAAGCTGGTAAAGTTTGTTATGATCATCGCATTTCCATTATATTTGCCACTGAATCTCCGCCACCTCTCTATCTTTGTATCGAATGCGCGAACGAGATCCATCGAGAGCATCCGAATCAAATGTTTAACGATATTTTACATCCAATGCAACAGGTATCCATGGTTTGTGAAAATAAG AATTGTAGAGCAGCTGATAAATCGGCCATTAGCATTTGTTTTTCGACCGAATGCGCGAGTTACAATGGAAATCATCCTATACGATATTGTCAGCAATGTCACAATATTCGTCACAATAATCGTCGTGGTGGTGATCATGTTTATCATATGGCGCTTCCACACATCTCGCAACTGGATTCGCAAGCGCAAACTTATATGGTTCAAGCGATCGTCAG TTTGCTTAAGGAAGCTGAACCGCAAAATATCGATAGTAATCGGGATATAACGGAAATGAGTGCTGTCAACAAGGGAGGCATAGGATTCCCAGGAGGAGGTGTAGGCGGCGGTGGTGGAGCTGTTGGAAGTACTTTTGGAAGTCACTGCGATCCTACGAGTTTAGAAGAGCGACAACTTCTCGGCAGATATGGCGTATGGCTGCTTGTGGGACTTTGTACTCCTAATGAGGATACTCCGGTTGAAATACTGGGCCGTTTATTGTCAATGTTATTTCATTGGTTTCATGTCACTGCCTACTGTTTCGATG gcCAAGCAGAAAGCGCGctcgagaaattaaaaacagaaCACGTTTGTGGCTGGCTTTCGGAAGTTATGAAGACGCATTATGAAGTATTCATTTCCTGTCTTTTACCGCATCCTGCGGATTATGTCAGGGTTGGGGGTCACTG GGAAACCTTAGCTTCACGAACGTCACATTTGAAAGACGGATTACATCGATTATTCTGTTTGGTACCGTACGAAGTGATTACGCCCGATGTATGGGATTATGTGATGCCGCATTGGATGGAAGCAGTAGTAAATGATGTTCCCGAACATGAACTTcaagagttaaaaataatattgag TAAAATTTTGGATCGAGACATGAATTCTTTGGGATTTGACACGAAGAAGATGTACAACTTCGTAGCGAAGCGATTTGTTAATACAAGCGCAAAAATACAAGAACAGGCCCTTAATTGGTTGCAGACGCTTACTATGCTGGAAATAACAATGCCCCTAGACCAATTGTTTTCAATATTCAGTGATGGAGTTACCGTGATGCAATCGATGAGTTGTGCAGAATCAGAGCTAAAACCAAGCAAATCTACAAAGGAAAACGATGgaaatattacat GTTCCATGGTGGAAAATGATTCGGGAAAGTCGACACCACTTTCTGATGATATGGTACCAACATCAAGACATATGGAATTTTCGACAAACGCTGAACTTAATTTATCTTGTTGTATTCTTATGcttgatatattattgaaacag ATGGAGCTTCAAAATATGGATAAGCATACTGGAATTAATACATGGATTTGCAGAGATGCTTGTCGTTTAATGAAATCCATAGTTGCATCTAATTGGCACAACTGTCATATATGCGATGCGTCAGACACCGAATGCACTTATTGCGAATCGAGGGTGATTTGGCATCAATTGTGTTTGCAATTGATTACATACATGGCTCCGGAAAATCCGGCGTATCCTCCTGAT ACAATTGTAGATGAGACTGTAGAAGATCATGGCCGTAAGAGCTCACCGGAAACGACAAAAAAGAGTGATTCAAAACCGGATGTAGTTATCAACATGCCGGTGCCGGAAATGCATTCTGTAGGCGGAGTTTTAGTTCATATGCCACAC TTTTTCGAACAGATTATGACAGCCACAGTAGAGACAGTTTCGGAACAGCTGGATCTTGCAGCTATAATGCCAACAGAAAAGGTCATGTCCGCTGTCGCGAGAACGGTTACGTTATCAGAAACTGATGTTG CAACTGCAACGGTAAGCGTGGCAAAACCTCATTTGATTGGCGAAAACGATGAGCCTGTGAACCTAAGTCCAGAAGCTGATTTAGATGATTTTTGGCATACCTCTGTAGGGAAGTTTCGTTTTACGATAGAAGAATTGCCAGAACAACTTCAATACATTCATAAACTATTGAAg GAGATAATGACAATCGATAAACCTGATATTCTTTACTATATGTTACAATGCTTGAACATAATGTGCTTATACGGCGATGCGTTTAACATGGCGGTGAAGGATCATCAAGGATTCTTTATATGGTGCCAGGAAaacttgttaataaaaaa ttTATGGGAGCTCCTAAATGCAGAGTATTCGCATATAGCACAAGTGACTATTCCATTATTACTACATTGTGTGACATTACCTTGTGGCACTGATACTTTTTGGCGGCTTGTACAAGAAGAATTTCACAATTCTGATTGGCGCGTTAGATTTGTCGCAG TTGAACGTGTTACGTTAATTGCAAGATTTATGGACTCAACGCCATTACGGAACATATTGAGTCTTCAAGCTGCATTAGCAAATGCTTTTTGTTATTTGATTACAAGTATGGATGATAATAATGTGTATGTTGCACAACGTGCAACCTTATATCTTGGAACTATTCATGATGCAGCAATTAGG TCGTTAATTTTATGTCTGGAGACACAATTCGATTCCGTAATCGTAGATCGGCCGATGGTATTACAATCGCTTTACCAACTACACAACAGTCTTAGTGATCGTCGTATTTTAACATgggaatttttcttaaatcgaTTCGATACATTATTCCTCGAAGCCCAAATCAGTTTGGAGAAATCGGGAGATATAGCTTATTTGCGCG atctaaaaaatacagatttaaaTAGCGAAGTGTTTATGAAGAAATTGCATCGCGCGCACGAAGCACTATCTCAATCTGATGGTAGCGGGACAAGCTCTGTAAAAACGCTGAGCGCAAGTTTTGGCACAAAATGGCCATATAAACGTACAATGTCCGCGCCCGCATCGATGATACCTCGACAAGATACTAAACaag AAAAGGAAAAGGTGTACAGCCGACAATATTCCGCGCCCATCTTGAAAAGGAAGAGCTCGAGATTTGGACTGGGTCAGTTATTGGGGTCTACCCCACCTAATAACAGTATCCCAG ATGGTCATATACATTCACTGAACATGGTCGATGAAGCAAGCGCATTACCAGGATACACGCATAAAATTGTGGATCTTGAAGAAGCAGATAAAGAAACGATGCATCTGCTAATTTTTCTGTTGATGCAATTTCTTTCGAGACAAGATCAG GCTTATCCAACGGATGAGAAGCCACTATCGAAAACACAGGGTATAGTTTTGCGACACTTGTATCTTCTTTTAGGATATAATCAGACTGAACGCACTTTCCATACTTCTCCACAACGTCTAAg gCTGTCACCAGTGTTTAACGTTTTTATCGCCAACTTACCACAACTCTTAGATCAGAATCATGTTATGGGTTGGGTAATGACGCCACCAGTTTTGGCAATATTACAACATTGCCCGTGCCCTCCACAATCTATACCTCCCACTGATCATCAACCACCGAGTTACAGTCTTTGGTATTTGGAGCCACACATCAGGCGATCTTGGTTGATGTCTCtgcttgttattttatataag TGTCAGTATGGGCAACAACCATGGTGTAATCAACTTCAAGCATTAGTGAAAATAGTGTTGAATACGCTCGACATGCAGCATCATCAATGTAAAAGAATTCCAGCGACTGTAGTTATGGCTGCGCCACCTTCCAGATCACgtg ATGTATCTCAACCCTCACTCGGAATGGAGCACGAATTGACAACGAATGCAATGGGAGAGATGGATACGGAAACTCCGCCAATGCGCGCATCAATGGTCTCAGTGCATCAACGGAGTCCTGGAGGGATACACGGACAAATGGAGACACATTGGGAAGAAAATAATGGTCCAGCCTGTCGTTATTTCAACAAACATTTTACTAG CTATTCGATTAATGCGGATGATACGGAGTCCGAGTTGGCCGCGATTCCTGAAAGTCCCAAATCTGACAGCACCTTACATGATAGCAGCGGAGGATCTCTCGGCGAATTAGAGGATACAGTtccgcaaaatatatttcttcaagaGCCACGTACGATTACATCGGAAGGAAAAAGTACAACTGAATCAAATAATCGAAACATTAATAAGTCGAAAACAGAATCTCTGACAAAACCTATATGGTTTTTAGGAAACGAAGACGAAGTTTATCAG GGAAATAAAAGTGGCTCTCAAAAAAAATGGAGTGTGTATGAAGGAGTAAAAATGATGGTAACAGGCACTTTTCTAACTGGACAACAAGAACTTCCAAAATTCCAATCTAAAACAACTGTTATGCCATCgctaaagaatgaaaaaaaagaacacttGCCATATAATGGAGATACTATTTCATCAAAACCATTTAATCTGTCAAGCGCCTTAGCTGTTGCTACGAGCATTTCTCAGATCCAAAG gtCTGATTACCAGATCGGATTACCAAAgggaaaagagaaggagaaagaaagagagaatgaaaaagagagagagaaagaaaaggataaagaaaaggacaaagaaaataaaaaggagaaagagaaagaaaaggaggaaGATAAAAcgtttgtaaaaattgcagGCACTGTCAACAATTTGGAATCACTGAATGCAAAGCATTTAGGTAGACAAAAGCATGTGGAACAAATCACAATTACAGCAACATCGCCAGTTTCACCTTGTCAAGTGATTACAGTGACCAACAGCGATCATTCGAGTTCACCAGCACTGAGTTCTTCTATATCATCACAAATCATAAGTATGGAGAATGGACAACAAACAGGTGTCTTTCCAGTTAGTCCACAACCCTTGATGACTACTCCAACAGTCGAAAGATTATTGCCCATTGGTACAATAGTTCGCGCAACTG GATCGCGAACTGCGCAACGTGTACTAAAATGCGAAGATACATATGGCTCCCCGGAATCACCATTATCAAAAATGGATATTTTGACAGTCA GTTCTTCATTTGAACAAGATAGCGAGACTTGCATGTCCAGCGACATTACGAGTCCACATAGCGTTTCTCAGCTAGAGTTTCCAACGCCGGAACGATTGCTACCGGTTGGCGGTCCTTACAGAGATTTCCCCAGTCTAGTCGAACGAGTACGTCATGCTCTCGATATCTCGGTTATTGAAG atACAAATAAATCGAATGATAATTGGAAACACGATACTCGTGATGTGATACTCACGAAGCAGGATAGCGGAACATCCGAAAATATG TCAGCGTCACTTGTACCGACATGCAATGAAATTAATTCGAGTAGATCACCAAGTCCGAGAAGATTGATTAAACAAGTTGCTCTGGAATCATCGCCACCAGCGGTTGATACCGGAGATTTTCTCTCGAAAGTAGCAGATTACGATCAGAAGATTAAATCGAGAGATCAATTTCGTATTCAACGTGACAGGATACGGAAGATCACAACTACAACGGAACAAGATGCGATTACTCATGCGAGACGGACAGAGTCCTG GTCTGGCCCACAAGTTCAACAAAATTTAGACTTTGTCTCTCAACAAGCATATCATgcagatttcaatttaaagcaGAGCTTATTTCGCATTGGTGACGATTGCGTTTATGATAG GTGCTCAGAATGCGGAACGATCAAGGAAGAGTATTCCGATGAAGAGCTTGGATTGTGTATAATAACCTTGGGAACGTTTATTCATCGAGAACCATCTTTAGCAGCACCATTATTACCGGAAATACTCGGCGTAGTTACCAA AGTTGGGCTTAACGCAATGTATCCTTGGCAAAGCGAAACTAATATGCATCTACCAGGTGGTGCGGTTAGCGTAGCGCATCAATTTCTTAGATGCGTTCTTCATCAATTAGCACCTAATGGAGtatttatgcaaatgtttCAAACTCATTTAAATG AGACGACaagattacaatttttcaaaagtgtCGCGCAAGCTTTAGTCGATTTTAACGAATTAAATCCCATTGCGCCTTTGCAATTATTGCTCGAG AcactaaatatgaaaaaatcattACCATTGGAACGGCTaccgataatattatataatattgcgtgTTACTTGGATTGTTTACCATTGGAAGCAGGATTGGGTCCTGGTGCAGCCACGTGGAGTGGGTTGTTGGCACAATTTGATGGATTATTTCGAAGACTCGTTCTTATGCTTTCTTCCATTGAAGATATCACTCCTCTCttgcgaataataatttccataTTGAAGGTACCAGGGATTCAACAATCAaag gGAATGCTGGATCCATTTTCCAAAGTATTGAGTTATGCCATACAAAATTCAACATTgcagtataattatttaacagatCTATGCTACTTGTGTCACAGAGGATTTACTCGTGATCGTGATAAACACTTTTTTGGAAGAACAATTGTATTCGAATTAATTCAggctattaaatttaaaattacaataccggattcaaattttttgttacttcTTCAATTTGTGCTTCag GATATTGGAGGATCCTTGCCTAATACTATTATCGcgatggaaaataatattcaagcaGATATGTCACCAATCTACAATACAAACGCGTCTGAATCTCTAAAAAGTCAGTTATCAGATATCCTTGAATTTTTAGCTGATTTTCACACTTTAAGCAAAATCAAG agTTATAGCAAAGGTATGCAGGCTGGACTGAACGAAGATACGTTAGGTGGAACATTAAAGTGTGGTCTTGCTCAATATGTGGCTTTAGAAATTACGAGAGGCAATAACAGAGAAAACAGAGCTGTCGCGCGTTACTTGCCATGGTTATATACCGCACCATCTACTATACAACAAGG TGCTCGTGAATTCGTCGATTGTATCGGCCATATTAGACTTTTATCCTGGTTACTATTGGGATCATTAACACACATTGCCATGTTTGCTGGCAACACGAATACTCATTCAACGATACCGTTGGCGCAACCGATACCTCAAGAAGTATCTTGCCACATTGCCGATCACATACAAATGATTTTCTCAGGATTTCCCGAACAATCGAAAACATCAGTTCTCCACATGTCGTCGCTCTTTCATGCGTTTATTCTTTGTCAA CTTTGGACGATCTATTTGGAAGAACTGTCAAAGAATAACGCATCAAACAGCGAGAGTCACAATATCACTAtgaatattttgttagaaTTTTGGGGCAAGATAACGCCATGCATTTTGCAACTCGTTTCTTATTCGAAAGCC ctatCTGAAATGCTCAATTTGCACTTCTTGAGCTTATTAGAGGCTTTATTGGAATGCGGATCCATTCTATTAAGTAAATTGCTGCCTTTATGGAATGCCATCTTATTTTCTCATCATGTTcaa ctACCTGGTCATTTACAAGTGCGTTTGCAGAATTGTCGCGATTTTCCTCCAAGCAGAATGGCGGAACATTTTGTTTCAAACCGAAGAGAATCGAATGCAGTACTTTTACGATGGTTACATCGATTACAGTTTAAAATGGGCCAAATTGAAATGCAATCCTCCACCGCCACGCAATTCTATTCCATTTAA